Proteins encoded together in one Bacteroidales bacterium window:
- a CDS encoding PKD-like domain-containing protein translates to MASGLNYSSVSHYSKYIYRFHPERLVFLVFLLFACLNSGIGQTNSVTFTSGTGSWMVPAGVTDVIIECWGAGGGGSNRGGAAGGGGGGAYSRGTLTGLTPGSLLNYTVGAGGTVGNGGGNSSVGTIVANGGGSVNNSRTGGTGGAASPLSGSVTASYAGGNGGTAPSNGGGNNENGGGGGGSAFTNANGNNGTGGQNNPNATSPGGTGSGNGGDGAASDGNPDATAGTGPGGGGGGRGEGASTSKAGANGQVRITWTPVYKALFTAMDFGSSTWYAGETRTVTVTVINNGLAPWSDTDPDINIGVKWNSDADYLVRVDAGNLAIGSSNTYSLTITAPTTGGTENLTFDAVCEGYCWFSDNTSSCGLGNTKYTSGNITILPSTYQFTTSGTFTALPGITSVKVQAWGGGGGGSTITSNSRRGGGGGGGAFASSILTVVPGNTYNVVVGSGGAANTAGGSSIFDDTRVIAVGGSGGTSNSATAGQGGTAAASTGSTKYSGGNGADGQTSYSGGGGGGAGTTGAGGSAPAADANNGAAGIGRALNGGNGGTGRNTNGDGNPGITYGGGGSGSRRGNSGTVTGGSGADGYVIVSLPSAVTLSSPSQIGNDTVFQGDLKQPVFSFATAIASSEALLTKVDFTTAGTYAATDLGRFQLWYSATNNFTSAVQIGADISSTLGTGSHSFTGLNQTVATGTTGYFWVTADISNTAVSGRTIIVNAITPSDLTYELANVSGSTTSGGTQLIQPTANITLSSSNPAVPVASATQGTFDQQVYAFTTAVTNANAVLTSLSFVTTGSCSGSDLVRFKLWYNSSNNFASAFNIGSGIISGLGSGTHTFSDLSQLINSGTTGYFWITVDIASFPTNNNTLTVSALTTANLTFERAIKSGTAYAGGQMTISATSGIMLGSTRPAVSANSVLQGSVKQPVYKFTTLVTGSNVTVTSVTFTTSGTYIASDMVNFKLWYSLSNSLVSATQIGGTITTGLGSGSHTFNFSQTITAPATGYFWITADIAAGAVSPHTLVVNAITMSDIATNGTESGTAYAGGTQTIQNNVDTDGNGVADIYDWDDDDDGIPDVTENAPCNVTAIELFPNNDFSAGNTGFSSAYGYAAPAGDHTLWPEGLYTIVTNPQSIHASFSTCGDHTSGTGNMMVINADPTAGKIVWSSGAIAVTPNTDYTLSFYVTTVCMPNPAQLIWNVNGENIGSQFNATTTTCQWVNAVAIWNSGNKTTATFDIINLNIVASGNDFALDDISCKYRINCDTDGDGVQDRFDLDSDNDGIYDVYEAGGTDANRDGIIDSYATDADHDGLADAVDNQDAGNGASEVKNGTPLLNPDTDVDGLPNIIDRESDNDGCYDTYEAGFNDDNNDGILGTAPVTVDSEGKVTSAAGYTTPADGNGDGIRDFMQKIPEITVQPSNSNICAPSTGTTFSVTATGSPNYQWQFNDGTGWSNVNNGGIYSGATTANLVISSAVTIANNGYQYRVQLTSLAYRCTPVTSNAVTLGVFTGAPASPGAITGNTTVCPSIISVYSITPVAQALSYNWSVPAGWSIISGGNSTTVTVMTGAAGSGNVSVSATNTCGTSGSSSLGVSIASPTPTFTAIPANPSCQGSNLTYTTQTGKTSYAWTFSGTQFVDYTIISGGGSSDNTVTLRWLTTGSKTVTVNYTSGGCQGATAASNTTTINPNVIIMTHPVTPVNMCAGTGSATFSVTTSGTVSTYQWQVYNGSSWNNLSNGAPYSNVTTADMTISSPTMLINNYQYRCQVTGTCGTATSNPATLIVNTSAITAQSTAGQTQCIGGAFSSISITCPGSGLTYQWYSNTSASTTGGTSLGSANGAQTDTYTPQTTVAGTLYYYCIVTGVCGTTTSTISGAFTVNSAPSITTQPSSPAAVCSGTNSSTFTVAASGTGLTYQWQRGISGVYTSITAGTTPNDGCTYSGFATATLTVTNAVSAMNGYTYRCVVSGTCNPAATTDGAASLTVNTAPSITTQPSSPAAVCSGTNSSTFTVAASGTGLTYQWQRGISGVYTSITAGTTPNDGCTYSGFATATLTVTNAVSAMNGYTYRCMVSGTCNPVATSDGAATLTVNTIPSVSNKTASAYSGVAFTVTPVNGTDVVPAGTTYSWPLPVVTGGLTGGATGTGAASISGTLHNPLNSAQTATYTITPTAAGCTGSDFTVTVTINAIPVISNMTATVCSGTGFSVTPTDGINGIVPPGTTYSWNAPTVTGGLTGGATGSGAANITGTLSNPTNNVQTATYTVTPLTGTYTGNTFTVTVTVNPVPSFSISSETTVCEGTAITLEAGAGFAAYEWKSGATILGTSHSLDITTGTVDTSTPVTESYSVKVTNTYGCESTDTQDISVYHKSDTGPEYLIPNSIHE, encoded by the coding sequence ATGGCGTCGGGCTTGAATTACTCATCAGTATCTCATTATAGCAAGTATATATACCGTTTTCATCCAGAGAGATTAGTCTTTTTGGTTTTTCTGTTATTTGCCTGTCTGAATTCAGGTATTGGACAAACCAATTCTGTTACATTCACCTCAGGTACCGGATCGTGGATGGTGCCTGCCGGTGTAACCGATGTTATCATAGAATGCTGGGGAGCCGGAGGCGGTGGTTCAAACAGGGGCGGAGCAGCCGGTGGAGGAGGTGGCGGAGCCTATTCCCGAGGAACATTAACCGGACTGACACCCGGAAGTTTATTGAATTATACAGTTGGAGCCGGAGGTACAGTGGGAAATGGCGGAGGCAACTCATCCGTAGGTACCATTGTAGCCAATGGGGGTGGTTCAGTAAATAATTCCCGCACAGGTGGTACAGGAGGAGCAGCCTCTCCTTTAAGCGGCAGTGTGACTGCATCTTATGCAGGTGGTAACGGTGGTACTGCCCCAAGCAATGGTGGCGGAAATAATGAAAATGGCGGTGGTGGCGGTGGATCAGCTTTCACCAATGCAAACGGAAACAATGGTACCGGTGGTCAGAATAATCCCAACGCGACTTCACCCGGAGGGACAGGAAGCGGAAATGGAGGAGATGGCGCAGCCAGCGATGGAAATCCCGATGCAACAGCCGGCACAGGACCGGGAGGTGGTGGTGGAGGAAGAGGAGAAGGAGCAAGTACTTCAAAAGCAGGTGCCAACGGCCAGGTAAGAATAACCTGGACACCTGTTTATAAAGCCCTGTTCACTGCCATGGATTTTGGCTCCAGCACGTGGTATGCTGGTGAAACGCGCACAGTTACCGTAACAGTAATTAATAATGGTCTCGCTCCCTGGAGCGATACAGATCCGGATATCAATATTGGTGTAAAATGGAATTCAGATGCGGATTATTTAGTGCGTGTGGATGCCGGCAATCTCGCCATAGGCTCATCCAATACATATTCATTAACAATTACGGCTCCTACAACCGGCGGAACAGAAAATCTTACATTTGACGCAGTTTGTGAAGGGTATTGCTGGTTCTCCGACAACACAAGTTCCTGTGGACTTGGAAACACTAAGTATACATCAGGAAACATAACTATTCTCCCTTCAACGTATCAATTTACCACTTCAGGTACATTCACTGCATTACCGGGAATTACTTCGGTAAAGGTGCAGGCATGGGGAGGCGGAGGAGGCGGAAGCACAATCACCAGCAATAGCAGAAGAGGTGGCGGCGGCGGTGGCGGTGCTTTTGCAAGCAGCATTTTAACCGTCGTTCCCGGCAATACCTATAATGTGGTTGTAGGATCAGGTGGTGCTGCCAATACGGCAGGCGGAAGTTCAATCTTCGACGATACACGTGTTATAGCCGTAGGAGGTTCGGGAGGAACAAGCAATTCTGCAACAGCAGGTCAAGGTGGAACAGCAGCCGCATCAACAGGCTCAACGAAATATTCAGGTGGAAATGGGGCAGATGGACAAACATCATATTCCGGAGGTGGAGGTGGAGGTGCCGGAACAACTGGAGCCGGAGGCTCTGCACCGGCCGCAGATGCCAATAATGGTGCAGCCGGTATAGGTAGGGCTTTAAATGGAGGCAACGGTGGTACAGGTCGTAACACTAACGGAGATGGAAATCCGGGAATAACCTATGGAGGTGGTGGCAGCGGTTCAAGAAGAGGAAATTCAGGAACTGTAACGGGCGGATCCGGAGCTGATGGTTATGTAATCGTCAGTCTTCCTTCAGCAGTAACACTATCATCGCCGTCACAAATTGGAAATGACACGGTGTTTCAGGGCGATTTAAAACAGCCTGTTTTTAGTTTCGCCACAGCAATTGCATCATCTGAGGCTTTACTCACAAAGGTAGATTTTACTACAGCCGGTACCTATGCAGCTACCGATCTTGGCAGGTTCCAATTATGGTATTCGGCAACAAATAACTTTACTTCAGCAGTTCAAATTGGTGCAGATATTTCATCCACGCTGGGTACCGGGAGTCACAGTTTTACCGGGTTGAACCAGACAGTTGCCACCGGAACAACCGGGTATTTCTGGGTAACTGCTGATATTTCAAATACAGCCGTTTCGGGAAGAACAATAATAGTAAATGCCATTACTCCTTCGGATCTGACCTATGAATTAGCCAATGTATCCGGTTCAACCACTTCGGGCGGAACACAACTCATTCAGCCTACTGCCAATATAACGCTTTCATCATCAAACCCTGCTGTACCCGTGGCAAGCGCTACGCAGGGTACTTTTGATCAGCAGGTTTATGCTTTCACCACAGCAGTCACAAACGCCAACGCAGTGCTGACATCATTATCCTTTGTCACTACAGGCAGCTGCTCAGGAAGTGATCTGGTCCGGTTTAAATTATGGTATAATTCTTCAAATAATTTTGCTTCGGCTTTCAATATTGGCTCCGGAATTATTTCGGGACTGGGATCAGGAACACATACTTTCAGCGATCTTTCTCAATTAATCAATTCTGGAACGACAGGTTATTTCTGGATCACTGTTGACATAGCATCCTTCCCGACTAATAATAATACACTTACTGTAAGTGCATTAACCACAGCGAATCTGACATTTGAAAGGGCTATTAAATCCGGTACTGCTTATGCAGGTGGACAAATGACCATTTCGGCTACAAGTGGAATCATGCTGGGGTCTACCAGGCCTGCTGTTTCAGCGAACAGCGTGTTGCAGGGTTCTGTGAAGCAGCCTGTATACAAATTCACCACCCTTGTTACAGGATCCAATGTCACAGTGACTTCTGTTACTTTCACTACATCCGGAACCTATATTGCTTCCGACATGGTAAACTTTAAGCTGTGGTATAGCCTATCCAACAGCCTTGTTAGCGCAACACAAATCGGAGGCACAATAACCACCGGCTTAGGATCAGGATCTCATACTTTTAATTTTTCACAAACTATTACAGCCCCGGCGACCGGATATTTCTGGATAACAGCTGATATAGCAGCCGGAGCCGTTTCCCCTCATACCCTGGTGGTAAATGCCATTACAATGAGTGACATTGCTACAAATGGAACAGAGAGCGGTACGGCCTATGCCGGTGGAACACAAACCATTCAGAATAATGTCGATACAGACGGAAATGGTGTAGCTGATATATATGATTGGGATGATGACGATGACGGAATACCGGATGTAACTGAAAATGCGCCCTGTAATGTCACAGCCATAGAACTGTTCCCAAATAATGATTTCAGTGCAGGTAATACAGGTTTTTCTTCTGCATACGGCTATGCAGCGCCTGCAGGAGATCATACATTGTGGCCTGAAGGTTTGTATACCATAGTCACCAATCCTCAAAGTATCCATGCCAGTTTTTCAACATGTGGTGATCATACTTCAGGTACAGGTAACATGATGGTTATCAATGCTGATCCTACAGCTGGGAAAATAGTATGGAGTTCCGGTGCTATTGCGGTAACACCCAATACTGATTATACTCTGAGTTTTTACGTCACCACCGTATGCATGCCTAATCCGGCTCAGTTGATTTGGAATGTCAATGGTGAAAATATCGGCAGCCAGTTTAACGCAACCACCACAACCTGCCAATGGGTAAATGCAGTGGCCATTTGGAACTCAGGTAATAAAACCACGGCCACTTTCGATATTATAAATCTGAACATCGTTGCTTCAGGAAACGATTTTGCGTTGGATGATATTTCGTGTAAGTATCGGATCAATTGTGATACAGACGGCGACGGAGTCCAAGACAGGTTCGATCTTGATTCCGACAATGATGGTATTTATGATGTATATGAAGCGGGGGGTACGGATGCCAACCGTGACGGAATCATTGACAGTTATGCCACAGATGCCGATCATGATGGTTTAGCTGATGCCGTGGATAACCAGGATGCAGGAAATGGAGCCAGCGAAGTAAAAAACGGAACACCGCTTCTCAACCCCGATACCGATGTTGATGGATTGCCAAACATAATTGACAGGGAAAGCGATAATGATGGGTGTTATGATACTTATGAAGCAGGATTTAATGATGACAACAATGATGGTATTCTTGGAACAGCTCCTGTAACTGTTGATTCAGAAGGGAAGGTAACCTCTGCTGCAGGCTATACAACACCTGCGGATGGAAATGGAGACGGGATAAGGGATTTTATGCAGAAAATTCCGGAAATAACCGTACAACCTTCAAACAGTAATATTTGCGCACCATCAACCGGTACTACATTTTCTGTAACAGCCACCGGATCTCCAAATTACCAATGGCAGTTTAATGATGGCACAGGTTGGTCAAATGTAAACAATGGAGGAATATACTCAGGCGCCACAACTGCAAATCTCGTCATAAGCAGTGCGGTTACTATTGCAAATAACGGCTATCAATACCGGGTGCAATTGACGAGTCTGGCGTACCGGTGTACTCCGGTCACTTCCAATGCAGTTACACTCGGGGTATTTACAGGAGCACCAGCATCTCCGGGAGCCATTACCGGTAATACAACTGTCTGTCCTTCCATTATATCTGTTTACAGCATTACACCGGTAGCCCAGGCATTAAGCTACAACTGGTCTGTTCCGGCAGGATGGTCAATTATATCCGGTGGAAATTCGACTACTGTTACAGTAATGACTGGTGCGGCAGGAAGCGGCAATGTAAGTGTTTCCGCGACAAATACATGTGGAACGAGTGGTTCAAGTTCATTAGGTGTAAGTATAGCCTCTCCTACGCCTACTTTTACAGCAATTCCTGCAAATCCTTCATGCCAGGGAAGTAATCTTACCTATACCACACAAACAGGAAAAACAAGTTATGCCTGGACATTCAGCGGAACCCAGTTTGTAGATTATACAATCATTTCAGGAGGCGGCTCATCTGATAATACAGTTACATTAAGATGGTTGACTACCGGAAGTAAAACGGTAACCGTAAATTATACCAGCGGTGGATGCCAGGGAGCAACGGCTGCCTCAAACACTACGACAATAAACCCCAACGTCATTATTATGACTCATCCGGTGACTCCTGTAAATATGTGTGCGGGGACAGGCAGTGCAACATTTAGTGTAACCACTTCAGGAACCGTTTCTACTTACCAATGGCAGGTATATAACGGAAGTTCCTGGAACAACCTGAGCAATGGTGCGCCTTATAGTAATGTCACAACGGCTGATATGACCATTTCGAGCCCGACCATGTTAATAAACAATTATCAATATCGTTGCCAGGTCACCGGCACCTGTGGAACAGCCACAAGTAATCCTGCTACATTAATTGTCAATACTTCAGCTATTACTGCTCAATCTACAGCAGGACAAACTCAGTGTATCGGAGGCGCCTTTAGCTCCATTTCAATTACATGTCCGGGTTCGGGTCTGACCTATCAATGGTACAGCAACACATCGGCATCCACTACCGGCGGAACATCATTAGGATCAGCCAATGGCGCTCAAACCGACACATATACCCCTCAAACCACCGTTGCAGGAACTTTATACTATTACTGTATTGTCACGGGAGTCTGCGGTACCACCACGAGTACAATATCAGGGGCCTTCACGGTGAACTCAGCCCCGTCCATCACTACACAGCCTTCTTCTCCGGCTGCCGTGTGCTCGGGTACCAATTCAAGCACTTTCACTGTGGCCGCTTCAGGAACAGGACTAACGTATCAATGGCAACGCGGTATTTCAGGTGTCTATACCAGTATCACTGCCGGAACCACTCCCAACGACGGTTGCACCTATTCAGGATTTGCCACTGCTACTCTCACGGTAACCAATGCCGTATCGGCCATGAACGGTTATACCTACCGTTGCGTGGTCAGCGGAACCTGTAACCCGGCAGCCACAACTGACGGAGCAGCTAGCCTTACGGTTAACACAGCCCCATCCATAACCACCCAGCCTTCATCTCCGGCTGCTGTATGTTCGGGTACCAATTCAAGCACCTTCACCGTGGCCGCTTCAGGAACAGGATTAACGTATCAATGGCAGCGCGGGATTTCAGGTGTCTACACCAGTATTACCGCCGGCACCACACCCAATGACGGTTGCACCTATTCAGGATTTGCCACAGCTACCCTTACGGTAACCAATGCCGTATCAGCCATGAACGGTTATACTTACCGCTGCATGGTCAGCGGAACCTGTAACCCGGTAGCAACCTCCGATGGAGCGGCAACTCTTACGGTTAACACAATTCCTTCTGTCTCGAATAAAACAGCGTCAGCCTATAGCGGAGTTGCTTTCACTGTAACACCTGTAAATGGCACCGATGTTGTTCCTGCCGGTACAACCTACAGCTGGCCTTTGCCGGTCGTTACAGGTGGCCTTACAGGCGGAGCAACAGGAACAGGCGCTGCCAGTATTTCCGGCACATTGCATAATCCTTTAAACAGCGCACAAACAGCTACATACACCATTACACCAACTGCAGCCGGTTGCACTGGTTCTGATTTTACAGTTACTGTTACCATAAATGCCATACCGGTTATTTCAAATATGACCGCAACGGTTTGCAGCGGAACCGGATTTTCTGTTACCCCGACTGATGGTATAAACGGCATTGTTCCCCCGGGAACCACCTACAGCTGGAATGCACCAACCGTTACAGGAGGTCTTACCGGCGGAGCTACCGGTTCGGGTGCAGCAAATATTACCGGTACTCTTTCCAATCCCACGAACAACGTTCAGACGGCAACATATACCGTAACTCCGCTGACAGGAACCTACACCGGAAACACCTTTACAGTGACTGTTACTGTAAATCCCGTGCCTTCATTTTCAATATCAAGTGAAACCACAGTGTGTGAAGGAACAGCTATCACACTGGAAGCAGGTGCAGGTTTCGCTGCTTATGAATGGAAATCAGGCGCCACCATACTTGGTACTTCTCACTCCCTCGATATAACCACCGGTACTGTAGATACCAGTACACCTGTTACAGAAAGTTATTCGGTAAAGGTTACCAATACGTATGGATGCGAATCTACTGACACCCAGGATATCTCCGTATACCACAAATCGGATACAGGACCTGAATATCTCATTCCGAATTCTATTCATGAATGA